From the genome of Eublepharis macularius isolate TG4126 chromosome 4, MPM_Emac_v1.0, whole genome shotgun sequence:
CTGTTAGAATGTATTCACAGTTCATAAAAAACTCTTGGTTTAAGGAAAATCACAATTCTGTCCACAGTTTGGAGGACCATGTTCACTGAGGTGAACGTGAAAGAGGAGCTGTAATCAAATGAgcaggcttctgtcttcagctCAAAAACGCAATTTCTCATTCACTAAAAGTAGCAAAGATGAAAGATGGGCTCGCACAGCACACAATTCAGtgcttctgaaacttttttgaaTGTCTATGCTGTACTGTATTATTGTTTCCGGTTTAGCATCCTAATCCAAGTGTTTCATCTTTGTTTTTCATACCAAATTCTCTGTAGTATTTGATctctgcaaaaacaaaaacataaaaaaggggggggagaaaacacAAGAAACATAAAACATAAGAAACATAAAACTGGCAGCAAGAATGGTGTGCTTGTCTATGAAATGTACAGACACATTGTTTCTATGACTTGGCTGTATTGAAATCCTCTCAGAAATTGAGAGGCCAAAACAATATAGAACTTTATTTTTCCATTGATTTCATTACTAGCTGTTAGACTTGACCATATATATTACCTTCAGTCTGGAAACACCTCGGGAAATCTTGGTTGGTGATATGGGGGGGTTCGCCAGGGTAAATTAATGCCACCTAAAAGGAAATTATATAACCAGCTGAAATAACAAAAGGTATTGCTTCAATTCATAGTTAttgcagaatagggttgccagcctccaggtagtggctggagatctcccggaattacaactggtctccaggccacggagatcagttcacctggagaaaatggctactttggggggtggactctatggaattatgccgtgccaaggtcttttccctgcccaaaccccactttctccacgtttctccaggtttcaccccccagatctccaggaatttcccaacttggagctggcaaccctattgcagaAGGAGAAATtggaagtggggtttttttgaggCAAACCAGAAGAAAAAACAATATTTCCTAAGTActtctaggccgattccagacgactaacctgaaggcgctgcatgccatgttccggatcgcgacgggaaaaacgtgaaatatcgcattttctcgcgcaagtttggTGCAACGTCatgccaaactcgcgcgagaaaacgcaaaatttcgcattttccccgtcacgatccggaacatggcggcatgcagcgccttcaggttagtcgtctggaatcggccctaatcTCTATTTTACTACCCTACCCTCCTTACCAATGTATTTTTCCCACAcgtacttaaaaaaaacaaactgccTCCCGGTTAATCCATCCAGTGCCCTGTTTCTGAATCTGTGGACAGCTCCAGTTTTGCTCTATCTAGACTGTTTGCCTAGCCATCGGTGACCCTTCTGCATCAGTACCTAGCTGGTCAGAAGAACAAAGAGTCACACAGGCCTGTGCTAAGTGAGGAATGCTCAGAAGATTCTGAGGCAAATACATATTTCCCTGAGAGAGGTTCCACTACAGAAGGGGTGGAACTACCACCGTCAAATGCTATATTAAGTATCACCTAACGTCGCTGTTcaagttttttatttatttcatttttatttgcttcatttcatttcttcattacctttctccccaatgaggaggACCAACGAGACATATAATTTCCCTCTcattcactttatcctcacaaaactgtgaggtaggtaaggctgaaagCTTTTatgacagagtgggaattcaaacctgaatCTCCAAGGTCCGATACCACACTGCACCTAatggggtgtggggtgtgtgggTGGTATTTCATGAAGAGCTGTAGACACCATGAATCTCAGGCTGATAATGTCCCAAGCATCAATTTCTGAACTTCCCATTGAAGAGTATTCTCGTCTTATCCCATGCCTTTCTGGCAGTGGTGAAAGGGTTAGCTGATTCAATTTATTTGCAGtcttgatttttcttttaaaattagacTTTCCCTCCTCTGTTGCATTACCAATTAGATTTGCCAGAGGAAAGGGGCTCATTTCAGAAATAGGACTATTTTACTTGACACCAGTATACAGTTCAATTTTATAAGCTGTGTGAAAGGGACACTTTTTTCCCAAAACAAAGAAAATTGAGGTTCATACAAAAGGTTGCTGATTCAGCTGCTCATTGGGACTTCGAACAAGCCTGAAAATGGCTTGAAAAGGGTAAGCATGGAGGAGGAGGTCCCGAGAACATTTCAGCAGGACAACATGAAGCAAGAGACGGCCCTGAAAAGGTTGTCTAACCAtaccttttttctttctccaatACAATGCCACAGAAAAGGCCAACACGACAATGAGTGTCAGAGCAATGATACTATATTTGGCCTCTTTAGATATAGCTTCTTTGTCTGCTTCAGCTGTGCCTTTTTCAGATTCTGAGGGAACAGGACCAGTAGCAAGAAATCGTCTCTGAGCTGAAAGTTCTGCTTGGCCTGGGCTGACTGCAATAATATACAAACAGCATGAGATACACAAAAGTATATACAAAAGTCTCATCCGTACTCCCAGCCATTCATTGACTCAGTATATGAATCTACCTTAGTTTAAGTCAGATCATTCAATATTGTTGACATGAtggaagtggctctccaaggttaAGGCTTTCTACAGACCTTTTTTGCTACCCAGGAATCTTTTAATTGGAGACAGGgccagcaccaccattgaggtggtgaggcaggtGCCACGGGCGCTGAGGCACTGAAGGGGGCACTGGacggggtgccgggggcagaggcatgtgccacggagctggcgtgtcaggcccacagctactgcagctggccagccccacactgctgctgctgccaccgccaccaccaccaacacatgcccccagccgggcgcagcggCTGCgtgccaggcatggcaggcatctggggcagcaTGCAGAACCTCTCCAGCCACCCGCCGCACCTGACtgggagcacaggcagcctccgcgTGTggtcccagccacctgctggccaatggggctggcttgctgtgtgatgacatcatcacgcagggatgtcatcatgcagtctgggagCGCACATAGGTGCAGCcatgggtgccagaaaccctggcgccacccctgactggagatgccaaggattgaacccagAGAatgttctacatgcaaagcaattaataacaGTTCATTAACACTACAACTTAATAATTTGTTTCTCCTTTGAGTTACATATTCATTCTAATATTTCCAACTCTTCAGATATGGTATAGCACTCTCTGCCAGATACTGGGAAGGAAAAAGAACCTTGATCTGAATCTAATCCAGCAATATGACAGAATGGGATCTAGTACTGCAGTAATCTTCCTGCTTACTTGCCTGCTGTCATGCACCCCCTTTAGTTGGGTTCTACAAGCTGATAGAATTTTCAGTGCCCTTGTCAAATTTTCTTGATTATTATTCATTTTAGTAGCAGTAATCAAAGTGAAAATAACTTTTATCACTGAGTTCAACTCATGCACTATCTAATCTTGCATCTTCATAGTATTAAATGTTCATGCTCATACTTACCAACACCTAGTGGTACACATATATTTCTGAAGCCATTATTAGACATAAGGAAAAAATGGTAAGTTCTTTGGTCAGAAACTTGTACTCTGTTGATATGCAGGATGACAGAATGAGCATAGATCTTCAGTGTAATTCTTCCATTATCTGCAGTAAAATTGTTTTCGAAAGTGTTGATGTCACTTGAATTAGGACAAAGAgcgcagttggtgcagaatgtcaCTGTACTGTTAGTAATCTTTTCATTGTTTGTGCAGGTAATATTAACATCATCTCCAATTTCTGCACGAATGCTTTCATTACACTTGATTTCTGCAAACTctgaaagaaaacagaagaaacatACCCAAGTTTAAATTGAACCCAAAATTTGCTGCTTTGGATTGGTTCAGGGATATCCAAAAGAACCCAAACACTCCTGCTATTCTGAGAGCAATAACAATTTATCTCCCAGAATTCAGGGAGTGTTTTGTATTTGAGGATATCCCTGGAAGAGGTCAACATCTTATTGAAaatgtcctaactgctgttcattcTTGTACTTGTTTGGTGAATGTCCTACCTAtatttcatttgcactgtgtaatctgccttggatctcaatgagaaaggcaggcaacaagcaagcaagcaagcaagcaagcaagcaagcaagcaagcaagcaagcaagcaagcaagcaaacatcatttaaagggccattattttcaatggggaagtaGACCTGGCTTCTAGACTCCAGTCACTAGATCTGACCCATGGATATCGGGTGGTAGACCTCCTCTGGACTCTGAAGGCCAGGTCTGTCACTCATTATATAGAATGCCCCCATGTGTTTGTCAGTCCATGCACCCTTTAAATTTAGAGTGCTCCATAGTTTAAAGGAACATTATTTTGAACGCCCTGTTTCACCACTCCTACTGCTTGTGTGTAAGTGTTTGTGGGGGCTTATAGCCAGGCTGGCTGGTGCTGTGGGCATTCAAAACAATGCCCCTTTAAATTCTTTTTATGGGATGTAAACCTGGGCTCTGGACCCACAATGACTAGCTCTACTGCCCAGTACTGAGAGCactcccagctggttgaaggtgtgtgtgccctttaaattttaaaaggccaTTGTTTTCAGTGGGGGAATTTGGAGGCCAAGTCTTCCCAAAGAGAATAATGGTCCTTTACAACTGAAATGGCACATGCACCAAACTGCTGCTTGTCAGTCATGCTTCCTCTTTCTCCCTACCTTTCTATTTCTGCTGTCTCTGGCAGGGGGAATATGGAAGGGGTGGGGACATAGGCAAAAGTAATGGTTCCAAAATTCCAGAATCCTAAACAAATACTCAGATTGCAATACCAAACTGGTAAGACTTCCACAAATCTGGGATAACAAAGAACATGCTGTCCCCCAAATCCCAAAATGAAATTAATACAAAAACTtatgaagtgcacacccctaaaactTACTACCTTGTGAGGTATTGTGAGAAACAAACAGAATACTCAGGATCACTATCAGTACTACTTTGTATTGGTGCATCTGTAATTCAGAAATGACCGTAGCAAACTGatatataaaatgctttgcatacagaataTGGATGTGTAGTAGTTCTCTAACAACATCCAGTCTGAACTTCCATTTGAAAACAGTAAATGCTTAGAATTCAGACATAGTGATTTCTAACATTTGTGATCAATTGGAAGTCTTCTGATCTGGTTTTTCTTGTGCCCTGCAGTCTGGCTTCATTTCCCTGGTCAGCGGAAGACAGGAAAGGCTGAAGCAGTGAGAGGCAATTGTATCAGCATTAGCAGATATATTAATAAAACAGATTGTCCAACCAGAAGGATTGTCCTCGTTACATTTTTTTAATGCTTCGAACTTACCATCAATTATTGCACCATCTCATGGCTTGGGGAGGGCTTTCTATATGAATGTGAACCCTGTTCGCAAACACTTATTATCTAAGGTAGTGCTTGCTAGATAACAGAAAATTTTTGCTGGTATCCACTGGAAGCAAGGCAGAGAAAGTTGGAGTGGGGAATAGAGAAGACACAGGCTCCCGCACTTATACACTCTGGGAACCTGCAGACTTGGGGTAAGGGCATCAAAGTAGAAATTATCTTCTCTGGCAGTAGTAAAGAGCAAACATACACAAAATTTGATTATCTGTTTATATCAGAGAGAACCAGTGACTCACAGGGTCCAAGACCTCTTGTATGTCTTTATTGTATCTGTCATGTGGGAACTCATATAAACAAATCTGCCTTTTACAGCTATTTTACATGGGATGAGATGTAAGGGAAGAACTAGATCACTTAATACCATGTGTTCTTTGTATATCAGGGAAGATTTCTTCCATCTGTTCCCTGTCTTTGACTACTGTAATTCAGAGACAGTGTATGAATTGAGAAAGGAATTAAAGTTGAAGAGAAACTGAAAGAGAAAGCAAGAATAGATCTTGACTAAAATGAGTGAACAGAACCATACTCAAGGAGGAAGAGAATATAAAAACTTTGAAACAAACAACCATTCCAGAGAGATTAAGAAAGAATGAACACCTATAGGATATTAACCATGATTAAGATGAATGTGAGTTTTTAACCATGATTTAAGATGAATGAAGACAAAAATGGTAGGTTAATAAGAGTGAGTTTCCTGGCTGAGCAATAATCTgtatcaggactagacatggggacgaacagaaaaaaaaatgaacatggtgttcgttgtctgttgccatccaagaacaacgaacaaccaacattgacaaacatgacctgttcacgaacatgttcattgttcattgttcatgggggccagccggccctcctccagctatcaagatccctactgcaccactcctagaaaccttacctgagaaggcagcaggaaaggtaccagcagggatcattttgtagaaaaagagctggaggaactcattagcaaaactcatcagcataactcattagcatatgccacaccccttgccatcactggaagtgtg
Proteins encoded in this window:
- the LOC129326925 gene encoding uncharacterized protein LOC129326925, producing the protein METLQLLPVCFLLLSTSFADVQEKFAEIKCNESIRAEIGDDVNITCTNNEKITNSTVTFCTNCALCPNSSDINTFENNFTADNGRITLKIYAHSVILHINRVQVSDQRTYHFFLMSNNGFRNICVPLGVVSPGQAELSAQRRFLATGPVPSESEKGTAEADKEAISKEAKYSIIALTLIVVLAFSVALYWRKKKGGINLPWRTPPYHQPRFPEVFPD